The genomic segment CGCACGCACTCGTTCCCGGTGGCCGCCAGTCTAGTCGGATCGCGCGGAGGTGCGTCATGAAAGCGGCGATGGCCGGACGGCCGGCACCGTCGTGGCTGCGTGAATGAGGCGTACGGTGGAAGGGCACGCTGCCCGAGACGACGCATGACCGCCGTTTCCCCCTGACATTGGCTTCCGACCTGGGCGGCATCGGCGGTGAATGCCGGAGATCGGAAAGCCCGCCATGACCGCGCAAGCGCAGGCTGCCCGCCTGCCCGGTTCAGAGTCGGCATTCCGGTGACGGCCCCCCGGCCCGAGGTCGCGCTCATCGTCTCGCGCCACAGTGGCCGGCCCCATCCGGCCCGTCGCGTCAGCGCGGCGTGCCGGGTGGCGCTGCGGGACGAGTACTCGGTGGGACTGACGTTGGCGGCCGACGCCGCGCTGGCGCAACGGGTGTCGCTGTCCGCCGAGGGCCCCCTGGCCGGTCCGGGGGAGTCCCTCCAGATCACTCTGGGGGAGGGGCCGTGCGTTCAGGCCATGCGGCAGCACCTGCCGCTACTGGTCGACGACATCGACGTCCTCGACGAGACGAGCCAGTGGCCGGTCTTCGCCCGGCGGGCCAGGGAACACGGCATCCGCGCGGTCTACGCCCTGCCCGTGCAGGGTGGGTCCGCCTCCGTCCAGCAGGCCGGTCTCGTCCTCACCCTCTACCGTGATCGCTCCGGGCCGCTGTCCAGAACGGACCTGGAAGCCGCCCGGCATCACGCGGCC from the Streptomyces venezuelae genome contains:
- a CDS encoding ANTAR domain-containing protein, which gives rise to MTAPRPEVALIVSRHSGRPHPARRVSAACRVALRDEYSVGLTLAADAALAQRVSLSAEGPLAGPGESLQITLGEGPCVQAMRQHLPLLVDDIDVLDETSQWPVFARRAREHGIRAVYALPVQGGSASVQQAGLVLTLYRDRSGPLSRTDLEAARHHAAAVDLLLLSAPAPSAQIPGYAWLLPAHAVIHQAVGVIAYRHSVPMGEALARLRSHALALDSPLPSLAHAVVHEDLDLPEPPGPHRP